One genomic segment of [Phormidium] sp. ETS-05 includes these proteins:
- a CDS encoding EamA family transporter has protein sequence MTQEIRNVQQNLTVQLTQEVARLQAEKTRLMDDITKLQSQQQQMIGRQMQSVNQRQIAQQQMWSKQLAQVLASHLQEDLSQRLKEILAATERQAITGAAPPQSFAPAPTQSNYSDDAYRLLSGLDSTLNTTFKTLQQELSSYQSSLSQQLSRMHSLQQQGEVILETLVDRLISQLQEDATTINASAQNLVSQYQQRQGGQLQPPPVPPVAPPIAAPPQTAPTPAAPPAAADTEPNLFVTGFILVLLSSVTISFQNIVTRIILSKQTILGMVEIGGFISPSFNNSLLILAMRYSLVAPIMAFLIAPRIYPNTWRDIKQLWNPEKRGLLWTVVGSGFFLFISQCFIYIALGNAPTGVATAIFFIFPTVTVLLAWLVFGSRPSAILALAVATIYLGVFLTIPAERLSGGPGGGSFLLGAMTAAASGVTFAGYVILTQVSGMKKFHPAPYTVVNFTVTWVLAVLSLPLFPFKVAPENWGPLCGGAVVLFFTTLIGYVLNNFGIPMIGAALASVVSATGPALTSLMALFFINEKLGLYQWLGVALVTMWVLGISLENQNRKKRQTAPAGK, from the coding sequence ATGACACAGGAGATTAGAAACGTACAGCAAAACCTCACAGTTCAGCTCACACAGGAAGTGGCGCGGCTCCAAGCGGAGAAAACCCGCCTCATGGACGACATCACAAAGCTGCAAAGCCAACAACAGCAGATGATCGGGCGGCAAATGCAGTCCGTCAACCAGCGGCAAATCGCCCAGCAGCAAATGTGGTCCAAGCAACTGGCCCAAGTCCTGGCATCACACCTGCAAGAAGACTTGAGCCAGCGGTTAAAAGAGATTCTCGCCGCCACCGAGCGCCAAGCTATTACCGGAGCCGCTCCCCCCCAGAGTTTTGCTCCCGCTCCGACTCAGAGTAACTACAGTGACGATGCTTATCGCCTGCTCTCCGGGTTAGATAGCACCCTCAACACCACTTTTAAAACCCTGCAACAAGAGCTAAGCAGCTATCAAAGCTCCCTTTCCCAGCAGTTGAGCCGGATGCACTCCCTGCAGCAGCAAGGAGAGGTGATTCTGGAGACTCTGGTCGATCGGCTGATTTCCCAACTGCAAGAAGACGCCACCACCATTAACGCCAGCGCTCAAAACCTCGTCTCCCAATATCAGCAAAGACAGGGAGGGCAGTTACAGCCGCCGCCAGTACCCCCAGTGGCGCCACCGATCGCCGCCCCTCCCCAAACCGCACCCACCCCAGCCGCGCCTCCCGCCGCTGCCGACACCGAACCCAACCTATTTGTCACTGGCTTTATACTGGTGTTGCTCTCCTCAGTGACGATTTCCTTCCAGAACATCGTCACCAGAATCATTCTGAGCAAACAAACCATCCTGGGGATGGTGGAAATAGGCGGATTTATCAGCCCCAGTTTCAACAACTCCCTGCTCATTCTCGCCATGCGCTACAGCTTAGTAGCGCCCATTATGGCCTTTCTCATCGCTCCCCGCATCTATCCCAACACCTGGCGGGATATCAAGCAACTGTGGAACCCAGAAAAGCGCGGCTTACTCTGGACAGTGGTAGGTAGTGGCTTCTTTCTCTTTATCTCCCAGTGCTTTATCTACATCGCCCTCGGTAACGCTCCCACTGGGGTGGCTACGGCCATTTTCTTTATTTTCCCCACGGTGACAGTGCTATTAGCTTGGCTAGTGTTCGGCTCTCGCCCCAGCGCTATCTTAGCTTTGGCAGTAGCCACAATTTACCTAGGAGTATTCCTCACCATTCCCGCAGAACGACTCTCTGGCGGGCCGGGTGGGGGCAGCTTTTTGCTCGGAGCCATGACCGCTGCTGCTTCTGGGGTGACATTTGCGGGTTATGTGATTCTAACCCAAGTCAGTGGCATGAAGAAATTCCACCCCGCTCCCTATACAGTGGTGAACTTTACTGTTACTTGGGTGTTGGCAGTGTTGAGTTTGCCCCTGTTCCCCTTCAAGGTGGCGCCAGAAAACTGGGGGCCGTTGTGCGGGGGAGCCGTGGTTTTGTTTTTTACCACGTTAATCGGTTATGTGCTGAATAACTTCGGCATTCCGATGATTGGTGCAGCTCTGGCGTCGGTGGTTTCAGCAACCGGTCCGGCACTAACCAGCTTGATGGCCTTGTTTTTCATTAATGAAAAACTGGGACTTTATCAATGGTTGGGGGTAGCGCTGGTGACGATGTGGGTGCTGGGCATCAGCTTGGAAAACCAAAACCGCAAGAAACGACAAACTGCGCCTGCGGGTAAGTAG
- a CDS encoding 2Fe-2S iron-sulfur cluster-binding protein produces MTRTHTVKIHYRQTGAHYTLDVPEDRYILQYAESQGIELPFSCRNGACTACAVRVKSGEVYQPEAMGISPHLRSEGYALLCVSYPRSPLEVETQDEDEVYELQFGRYFGKGKVRRSLPLDED; encoded by the coding sequence ATGACCCGCACCCACACTGTCAAGATTCACTACCGCCAAACTGGCGCCCACTACACCTTGGATGTCCCCGAAGACCGCTACATCCTGCAATATGCGGAAAGCCAAGGGATTGAGCTGCCCTTTTCCTGTCGCAATGGGGCCTGCACCGCCTGTGCGGTGCGGGTGAAATCGGGAGAAGTTTACCAGCCGGAAGCGATGGGAATTTCCCCTCATTTGCGATCGGAAGGTTATGCTCTCCTCTGCGTCAGCTATCCTCGATCGCCCCTGGAAGTAGAAACCCAAGATGAGGATGAAGTTTACGAACTGCAATTTGGCCGTTACTTTGGCAAAGGCAAAGTGCGCCGATCGCTCCCCCTGGACGAAGACTAG
- a CDS encoding thermonuclease family protein, with amino-acid sequence MKFTNCNLAVTLAKAKCADRSPWTKTREQLGMGRRGDWATGRLGDWETGRLGDGETGRRGDGESPSPEVPQSPGPLVPLAPLPPCPPAPLLPTIVMLLLCFLLTSCQLETPPQGVKVKVERVVSGQTVEISNTQGPERLRLLGINAPDWRQEPHGAAAKEKLQQMVEGKLVLLEYDIKTQDNYGRQLGYIWLDGQLVQEVLVRDGYVLAASLWPNTKHEQRLDYAQKWARVQELGIWNAEEPLRLTPAEFRRRQEQQNNS; translated from the coding sequence ATGAAGTTTACGAACTGCAATTTGGCCGTTACTTTGGCAAAGGCAAAGTGCGCCGATCGCTCCCCCTGGACGAAGACTAGAGAGCAACTTGGGATGGGGAGACGGGGCGACTGGGCGACTGGGAGACTGGGCGACTGGGAGACTGGGAGACTGGGCGACGGGGAGACTGGGCGACGGGGAGACGGGGAGTCCCCCAGTCCAGAGGTCCCCCAGTCCCCTGGTCCCCTGGTCCCCCTTGCTCCCCTGCCCCCCTGCCCCCCTGCTCCCCTACTCCCCACCATCGTGATGTTGCTACTGTGCTTCCTCCTCACGAGCTGCCAACTAGAAACACCCCCTCAAGGTGTGAAAGTAAAAGTGGAGCGAGTGGTAAGCGGCCAAACCGTGGAAATTAGCAATACCCAGGGTCCTGAGAGATTAAGGTTGCTGGGAATTAATGCGCCGGACTGGCGCCAAGAACCTCATGGAGCGGCGGCGAAAGAGAAGCTGCAGCAAATGGTGGAGGGGAAATTGGTGCTGCTGGAGTATGACATAAAAACCCAAGATAACTACGGACGCCAATTGGGGTACATTTGGCTAGATGGTCAACTGGTGCAGGAGGTACTGGTACGAGATGGGTATGTGTTGGCAGCGTCCCTATGGCCCAACACCAAACACGAGCAGCGGCTGGACTACGCCCAAAAATGGGCCAGAGTGCAAGAGTTAGGCATTTGGAACGCCGAAGAACCCCTGCGTCTGACCCCCGCTGAGTTCCGCCGCCGCCAGGAGCAGCAGAACAATTCATAA
- a CDS encoding inositol monophosphatase family protein — protein sequence MSNNLPDFPETAQLQTFLEVATKAAHAGGKVLQSYWGNLKSVQEKRPGDLVTEADKASEAAIIPILQQHFPDHAILTEESGKLGNQDSEFVWAIDPLDGTTNFAHQYPVFAVSVAVLVGGVPQAGAIYAPFYQELFQGARGLGATCNGEPLKVSPTSELSKSLLVTGFAYDRRQTTDTNYPEFCHLTHLTQGVRRSGSAALDLAYVAAGRLDGYWERGLSLWDIAAGIIMVEEAGGKITDYQGNPVNLSSGRILASNGLLHASISNALEEVRQERFAAFVQAATNIPASRA from the coding sequence ATGAGTAATAATTTGCCCGATTTTCCTGAAACCGCACAACTGCAAACATTTCTCGAAGTTGCCACCAAAGCTGCCCACGCTGGGGGTAAGGTACTACAATCCTATTGGGGTAATTTAAAATCAGTGCAGGAAAAGCGCCCCGGAGATTTGGTCACGGAAGCGGATAAGGCATCGGAAGCGGCCATTATTCCTATATTGCAGCAGCATTTTCCCGACCACGCCATCTTGACCGAGGAAAGCGGCAAACTGGGCAACCAAGATAGTGAGTTTGTCTGGGCGATCGACCCGTTAGATGGCACCACCAACTTTGCCCACCAATATCCCGTTTTTGCCGTATCCGTGGCGGTGTTGGTGGGTGGCGTCCCCCAAGCAGGCGCCATTTACGCCCCCTTTTATCAAGAATTATTTCAAGGAGCCAGGGGTTTGGGCGCTACCTGCAATGGCGAACCCCTGAAAGTTTCCCCAACATCCGAGCTGAGCAAAAGCCTGTTAGTGACTGGTTTCGCATACGATCGACGCCAAACCACCGACACCAACTATCCCGAATTCTGCCACCTCACCCACCTGACCCAAGGCGTGCGCCGCTCCGGGTCCGCCGCCCTAGATTTAGCATATGTCGCCGCCGGTCGCCTGGACGGCTACTGGGAGCGGGGTCTATCTCTGTGGGACATCGCCGCCGGTATCATCATGGTAGAAGAAGCTGGCGGCAAAATCACCGACTATCAAGGCAACCCCGTTAACCTTAGCTCCGGACGCATTCTCGCCAGTAACGGTCTCCTCCACGCCAGCATCAGCAACGCTTTGGAGGAAGTCCGCCAAGAAAGATTTGCTGCTTTTGTGCAAGCCGCCACCAATATCCCCGCTAGTCGTGCTTGA
- a CDS encoding DnaJ domain-containing protein, with product MSFKIAQGLFEYDFTDHYAILGVALDASGNDIRKRYMQIARRLHPDSCKAETPEGKKLATDLFSKLVNPAYTKLSVDNQRTEYGVVLRKMGERLAQEKDKIHLTFAPAQQLLEAQDLDVSYQKSLQELAKTQYESFDSTINIIGEISQLNLVYLLRKQLAGGTASKRQSAPAPAPAPAPAPAPAPAPAPAPAPAPAPAPAPATPKPAASSKVDSYYRRAQDLMAAGNLAQAVIELKEALKVEPKNSTCHGLLGMVYLKQNQATLAKVHINQALKLNPQDAVALEAQKTLEAPAKPAASNNTKAKPGKDDKKSGGGFFGGLFGGKK from the coding sequence ATGTCTTTCAAAATTGCGCAAGGCTTATTTGAATACGACTTCACGGACCACTACGCCATCTTGGGGGTGGCCTTGGATGCCTCTGGCAATGATATCCGCAAGCGGTATATGCAAATTGCGCGCCGCCTGCACCCAGATAGCTGCAAAGCTGAAACACCGGAAGGAAAAAAGCTGGCTACCGATTTGTTTTCTAAACTGGTCAATCCCGCTTACACGAAATTGAGTGTGGATAACCAACGCACTGAGTACGGGGTAGTATTGCGGAAAATGGGCGAACGGTTGGCACAAGAAAAAGATAAAATCCACCTGACCTTTGCACCAGCGCAGCAATTACTGGAGGCTCAAGACCTTGATGTAAGCTACCAAAAATCTCTGCAAGAGTTGGCGAAAACTCAGTATGAATCTTTTGATAGTACGATTAATATCATTGGCGAAATCAGCCAGCTTAACTTGGTTTATCTACTGCGGAAACAGCTAGCTGGTGGTACGGCGTCCAAACGGCAATCAGCGCCAGCACCAGCGCCAGCGCCAGCACCAGCACCAGCGCCAGCACCAGCACCAGCGCCAGCACCAGCACCAGCGCCAGCACCAGCGCCAGCACCAGCTACGCCAAAACCGGCGGCTAGTTCTAAAGTTGATAGTTATTACCGGCGGGCTCAAGATTTAATGGCTGCGGGAAATTTAGCCCAAGCAGTGATAGAACTGAAAGAAGCTCTGAAAGTGGAGCCTAAAAATAGTACCTGTCACGGATTGTTGGGAATGGTTTATCTAAAGCAAAATCAGGCAACTTTGGCAAAAGTTCACATTAATCAAGCGTTGAAATTGAATCCTCAAGATGCCGTGGCGCTAGAAGCCCAGAAAACGCTGGAAGCTCCGGCAAAACCAGCAGCATCTAATAATACAAAAGCTAAACCAGGAAAAGATGATAAAAAATCTGGTGGTGGCTTCTTTGGTGGTCTTTTTGGTGGGAAAAAATAA
- a CDS encoding ATP phosphoribosyltransferase regulatory subunit translates to MIHQPPSGARDLLPLDVAQKRWIEKRLRPVFAQWGYHRIITSTVERLDTLMAGGAIDPSTVIQLLDSEEEIRLGLRPELTASIARTAVARMGGTTYPQRLYYNANVFRRAPASSYGSQQEFYQAGVELLGVGGLVADGEILLLLADCLSSLGVANWRVILGEAGLTASLLSVFPPTLRKKVRLAIAHLDRIAIETLPLTPEQRDRATFLFDLRGRPQDILQQVGTLELDPYQQQSLENLKSLIDLLQESGFPTQSLILDLSLIQTLDYYTGIVFEVVSDSPTGQQILGQGGRYDQLLALYHPQGEIIPGIGFALNIEDLHQVLLPTGQMPMQTAPSHWLVVPVNASSIPASFAHAQKLRKTADVSDKIRVEVYLRQGAEVDQARTYAQEKGIKQIAWVNSNGEPEIENLM, encoded by the coding sequence ATGATTCATCAACCGCCCAGTGGGGCTAGAGATTTATTGCCCTTGGATGTGGCGCAAAAACGCTGGATTGAAAAGCGCTTGCGCCCTGTATTCGCCCAGTGGGGTTATCACCGGATTATTACTTCGACGGTGGAGCGTTTGGATACGCTGATGGCTGGGGGGGCGATCGACCCTTCTACTGTAATTCAGCTTTTGGATTCAGAAGAGGAAATTCGCCTCGGTTTGCGACCGGAACTGACCGCATCGATCGCCCGCACTGCAGTAGCGCGTATGGGGGGTACTACTTATCCCCAGCGGCTTTATTACAATGCCAACGTGTTCCGGCGGGCTCCTGCTTCCAGTTATGGCAGTCAGCAGGAATTTTATCAAGCGGGAGTGGAATTGCTCGGGGTTGGCGGGTTGGTCGCTGATGGGGAAATTCTCCTATTGCTGGCAGATTGTTTGTCCAGTTTGGGGGTGGCGAATTGGCGGGTGATTTTGGGAGAAGCTGGTTTGACGGCTTCTTTGCTGTCGGTTTTCCCGCCAACCTTGCGCAAAAAAGTCCGGTTGGCGATCGCCCATCTCGATCGGATCGCGATCGAAACCCTCCCTCTCACTCCGGAACAGCGCGATCGGGCCACATTCCTGTTCGACCTGCGGGGCCGTCCCCAGGACATCCTCCAACAAGTAGGCACCCTGGAACTGGACCCATATCAACAACAATCCCTAGAAAACCTCAAATCCCTAATTGACCTGCTGCAGGAATCCGGTTTTCCCACCCAATCTCTGATTCTCGACCTCAGTCTCATTCAAACCCTAGACTACTACACCGGCATCGTCTTTGAAGTAGTCAGCGATAGCCCAACCGGACAGCAAATTTTAGGCCAAGGCGGTCGTTATGACCAACTCCTCGCCCTCTATCACCCCCAAGGTGAAATCATCCCCGGTATCGGCTTCGCCCTCAACATCGAAGACCTGCACCAAGTCCTGCTCCCCACAGGACAAATGCCCATGCAAACTGCTCCCAGCCACTGGCTGGTCGTCCCTGTCAACGCCAGCAGCATTCCTGCTAGCTTCGCCCACGCCCAAAAACTCAGAAAAACAGCCGATGTGAGTGATAAAATCCGCGTCGAAGTTTACTTACGGCAGGGAGCCGAAGTTGACCAGGCCCGCACCTATGCCCAGGAAAAAGGCATCAAGCAGATAGCTTGGGTTAACAGCAACGGCGAACCGGAAATCGAAAACTTAATGTAA
- a CDS encoding ferredoxin family protein: MAHTIVTNTCEGVADCVDACPVACIHEGPGKNAKGTDWYWIDFSTCIDCGICLQVCPVEGAILAEERPELQQTP; encoded by the coding sequence TTGGCTCACACAATTGTCACCAACACTTGCGAAGGCGTCGCCGATTGCGTCGATGCTTGTCCCGTCGCCTGCATTCACGAAGGCCCTGGTAAAAACGCCAAAGGCACAGACTGGTACTGGATTGATTTTAGTACCTGCATCGACTGCGGCATTTGCCTTCAAGTCTGCCCCGTAGAGGGAGCCATTTTAGCCGAAGAACGCCCCGAACTCCAGCAAACTCCCTAG
- a CDS encoding serine/threonine-protein kinase, giving the protein MTYCLHPQCAKPRNQSGAKFCQHCGVKLLLREHYRALEPIGQGGFGKTFLAVDEDRLKTRCVIKQFLPQEQGTKNAEKAAELFHREAVRLDELGQHSQIPALLSHFEQDGFQYLVQEFIDGDNLAVELANHGCFNEAKIRDLLLDLVPLLEFVHAKGVIHRDIKPENIIRRHQDKRLVLVDFGAAKVWSATALVERGTIIGSPEYMAPEQLDSRATFASDIYSLGVTCLHLLTQMSPFELRDNQQDCWVWRDYLPQPISEQMAEILDKMVARATNQRYESANQVWQDLTTTVNSIYYTIDSLTPDSKRLVCQQIFDVDAAGATPIEVMAGEVYQFLETTAKADLKRDNLTEWQIICLWRQHILEIVEKINVDQEYQKDKEGFLEELRGLGKDEMLGEKMRHIVKDISVLVYNALDDKEKEEFWEKVIEDLRNNQVNVAAEVMKKAGIKGILFGTAGVSGLMASIVSRIILVRLTKGLLAGVLLNLIGRHAFGRVAVGVLGGPIGLGINLALAAGGVIHGVSSYRKEKRKAKFIQGIFAIYLLAS; this is encoded by the coding sequence ATGACTTACTGCCTCCATCCCCAATGCGCCAAACCCCGCAACCAATCTGGCGCCAAATTCTGCCAGCATTGCGGGGTAAAACTCCTCCTCCGGGAACATTACCGCGCTCTAGAGCCGATCGGACAAGGTGGGTTTGGCAAAACCTTCCTCGCCGTGGATGAAGACCGACTCAAAACCCGCTGTGTCATCAAGCAATTTTTACCCCAAGAACAAGGCACCAAAAATGCCGAAAAAGCCGCCGAATTATTCCACCGCGAAGCAGTCCGCCTCGACGAACTCGGTCAACATTCCCAAATTCCTGCCCTTTTATCCCACTTTGAACAAGATGGGTTTCAGTATTTAGTCCAAGAATTTATCGACGGCGACAACTTAGCCGTAGAACTGGCAAATCACGGATGTTTCAACGAAGCCAAAATCCGCGATTTACTCCTAGATTTAGTGCCATTATTAGAATTCGTCCATGCCAAAGGCGTAATTCACCGAGATATCAAACCGGAAAATATCATCCGCCGTCACCAGGATAAACGCCTAGTCCTAGTAGATTTTGGCGCCGCCAAAGTTTGGAGCGCCACTGCTTTGGTAGAAAGAGGCACTATCATCGGTAGTCCCGAATATATGGCACCGGAGCAACTGGATTCGAGAGCAACTTTCGCCAGTGACATCTATAGTTTAGGTGTTACCTGTCTCCACTTGCTCACCCAAATGTCCCCATTTGAACTGCGGGACAATCAGCAAGACTGCTGGGTGTGGCGGGATTATTTACCCCAACCCATCAGCGAGCAAATGGCGGAAATTTTAGATAAAATGGTCGCCAGAGCCACCAACCAGCGTTATGAATCCGCTAATCAAGTTTGGCAAGACCTTACTACCACAGTCAACAGCATTTATTATACCATAGATTCTCTCACTCCCGACAGCAAACGCCTAGTTTGTCAGCAAATCTTTGATGTAGATGCCGCTGGTGCCACCCCGATAGAAGTGATGGCAGGAGAAGTTTATCAATTTTTGGAAACCACTGCAAAAGCAGATTTAAAACGGGATAACTTAACCGAATGGCAAATAATTTGCCTGTGGCGCCAACATATTTTAGAAATTGTTGAGAAAATCAATGTTGACCAAGAATACCAGAAAGATAAAGAGGGATTTTTGGAGGAACTGCGGGGACTGGGTAAAGACGAGATGCTCGGAGAAAAAATGCGCCATATTGTCAAAGACATATCGGTTTTAGTTTATAATGCTTTAGATGATAAAGAAAAAGAAGAGTTTTGGGAAAAAGTCATAGAAGACTTGAGAAATAATCAGGTAAACGTGGCGGCGGAGGTGATGAAAAAGGCGGGAATTAAAGGGATTTTGTTTGGAACGGCGGGGGTTTCTGGCTTGATGGCGTCTATTGTCTCTCGGATTATCTTAGTTAGGCTGACTAAAGGGTTGCTCGCTGGGGTGTTGCTCAACCTCATTGGGCGTCACGCTTTCGGGAGAGTGGCGGTGGGGGTTTTGGGCGGCCCGATCGGCTTGGGAATCAACCTCGCTCTCGCCGCTGGTGGCGTCATCCACGGCGTCTCCTCCTACCGCAAAGAAAAACGCAAAGCCAAATTCATCCAAGGTATATTTGCCATTTATTTGCTTGCTAGTTAG